ATATTGACCCAGAGAACATCCTGAAACATGACTTCGTGTATCCCCAATCTTAAAACTTTGTCCAAACTCCGAACTAGAAAACAATAATGGTGATGATAATGAACTTTTTTAAAGACTAGAAgattaaatttgatttcataaGCGAGACTGTACAGTAAAGTGGACAGGTAATCCGCCAAGAGCAGAAGAGCAAATAACATTAATAGAAGAAATTATAGATtaagaaaccaaaataaatCATGACACTGCAACTTTTCAATCTAGAATAATATTGAAGCCCAAAGAACTGCCCAGAACTTGACCTGCTCCCACACCTCCACTTACACCCCCATAACATGTTCAAAGATCTGCTGATTCCTTTGTGACCAAATAGACCAAAAATAGCCATCATCAGACAATCCCATATTGTTTTTAGCCTTTTTTTCCACCAGCCATAATGATGATGAAAGATAAGATATGTTTTACCCAACATTCCAACTAATATGCCACGAATACCCATTATATGAAGTTACAGAAAGACAGATGCACACCATGTATATCTATTATATTAAGTTTTGTATAGAACATATTAAACAGACAACCAGAAGAGAAAACTGCTCAGCTATAAACTGGCAACATTAGTGGTTTGTGCAACAAGAATAGTGCCACCTAACCTGTTTTCTAAATAGCATCTTAAGAATTGTAAAAGAGAAAGTAAACTGCCAGTTTGGAATTTTGACTACCTGCAACAGCCTTCTTCTTACTCGCAGCACTACTCCTCGACTTGGATTTTCAACAATTAAATCAAGTTTGTTATCTACTGATCGGTGATTAAAAGTGCCAAAGAGGGTCATCAGAGAGACCTAAAtcagaaggaaaagaaaacagttTACATCGTATGATCAAAATTCTGACAATGCAATATACTTATTAATTATACATTCACCAGTATAGAGCTTACCACACAGAGGACGGTCTTGACATTATTAGATGGTGCAGATTGTGTAGATGCAAGTGCACCAAGCAAGGGCTCTTCATTGGAATTCCGAATATGATTAAAAGTAGGAGCTGTTGTTTGTGCCAAATAAGACCTTTCTGTAGGGGTATGACTCCTTGATAGAGATCTTGCTGATCTGAATTCCCAGGAAAATAGAGATCTTACTACATGATCATGATTTTCAACAATGAAAATTAGATAGATCACTTAActctgaaaatttaaaatcatttatcaCAGCAACCATCTGATTATAGTTGCAGACTTCATAAAAATGCTGGCAGATTTCAGCTAGCAAcatcttgcatttcaaaattttaaggtTAGATATGTAGCAAGGGTGAGCAATTTGCAGCCCTAGttatctttcattttcttctaaaaGATGCAGATTAATCGAGGAGACAGCCACCAAATGTCAGTTAACATCATTATTATAATCATGACAAATCTGGAAAGGTATCCAAAATGCAGTACGAGTACCCAAAGGCTGAACAGAACCCTTCAAGAAAGTAAGAGAGGCTTTCTCTTAAGATAAATATACTAGATAGAATTAAGACCAAGTTACACTAGCTCCAACCCCACTTAAATAGATCTGATAACAACTAGCCTACTCAATACTTTCTAGTTCCAAGAGCATGCCCCTAAAAGGTCACAAAAAACTGACTGACATAAAGTACAAGAGTTATTGACTGAcacaaattacaaatatatatatatatatatatatattaatagcCTAAAAGCCCCAAACCAAGAAACTTATTAGATCCTCAATAACTATCCAGAACAGTAAGTTTTCTGTCCACTGGCTGCTTCATAAAGTTGACTAAAACTTTAACAAAAGACAAGTGTCTTTGCTTTGAATGtaatttgtataattttttttttctcccataAGAACCATCTGCTCCCCTTATTTTTCAGAAGCCTGGTAGGGTTTAATGTATAACCATTACATGTCCAACTCCTACTTCGTTTTTACTAGACAAAATGTAGATCTAACTTTACTGTGCCAAATTGAAGTCTTCATCGATTATAAattacaagaaacaaaaataaaaagagataaTCGGTAATAATTTGTCACTCCATAGAAGCACATTTAAGAAATCTGATGAGAAATATTAATTACATGTAGTATGATTCTCTTCCGGGGGAAATACTTGGACAAATTCCTGGAAGAGGAATGGGTGAACTCAAAACATTTCCTGCACTGGGGGTGTCAAACCCAATACTTCTGCCAGCATGGTTGACCTGTTTCCCAACGAAGTCAGTATTGCATCTTCTAACCTCAGTCAGGTTAGACTTGGAACCCTACATTACAGATTAGTGCATTAAAGGTCTtctctttttgctttttgataCAAGCATTAAACATACTCGATGTACGACTGCAAAAAGGCAAAAATTAAACCTAAAGCAGACAATAAGTAATTCATATAGTAGTTGAACTAGCTAATGTAACTGTCAGAAGTAAATTAAGTGCTCCAAGTTATGTGCTACTGTTGCATGCTTCCCTGGAATTGTATTCACACCATCACTCGCCTCTAGAAATCAGAACACATCTATAAGCAAACTAATCATTGTGAAACCTACTGGATGGAAGAAGCTATCTGCTAAAAAAGTTATATTTCCACAATCTGATTAGATGGCCACACgaaagagaagaagacaaTGAGTTGCTTCTTCAATCCTATACATTTAGAAGAAACAGGTACAGAAATGCTAGCTAACCAGAAAagatttccttcttttctaaGATTGAAATAAAATCTCGATCAAATTGAGGTCTTATCAGCTGGTTAAACAAACAATACAGAAAATATTTGACAGATCCATACAAGGTTAATGTGTACCTACTTCAtgtaattgaaaattaatcAGATGGGCATGAATTTCTGAAAACCTCAAATCACTTGAATCTTTATATTcaagtttcctatttttccAAATCTTGATTCTTTTGCCATATTTGAACTTGGAATCTATTATAGGATCTTTCAACAAGCTTTCCATTACATgctctttaaaattttcctGGTTCCCAAAATGAGAAGCTCTAAGTTTCCTACTCTGCTAGAAATAGACAACAAGGCAAACATGAATGAGTAAGTGGCTAAGGTTATGCAATTATGTAAGAGGAGATGAGGACATCAGCCTCCAACCTTTTTCTGTCTCAAATTGGGTTTAAGTCGAGGATATATGCAGCCATAGTATATGGTCTGCACCGCAAGAACAGCTGTGGTAATTGTATACAACTGCATACCAAGAAAACAGTGAAAGATCGCATCACCTCATTTGTTGATGACATGAAATcaatttgaatgaaaaatcTATTTGTTTAGATATCAAAATGCAGCTCCAGTCTCGACATTCGTACCATTGCCATATAGAATTGTGTTGGAAGCTGCATAAGCAAGTATACAAAGGAGCAGTTAGTTACCAATACTTTGTGATTATGAAAGACAATATGTACGCAAAAATGTCCAAAACTAATCTGAGATCATTACCCTTATGCATTGGgaagcaataaaataaaataatcctAATAAGTAAGCATTATAGTGAACTTTTGTTGACACAGTCTTCTTGTAAAAAGCAAGCTTTCTATGTAGAAGATTGATACTTAACAGAAATTGCATACCCAGAAATTGCATACCAATTCTCTAGATCATCCAAATCAATTCAAAGATAACAAGAACTTAGGTAGACACTTTCAGCAAGTTCTGAATTGTAACTTGATTCGCATATTCTATTTATGATCAAGTCTTCTTTATCCAGAAAACACAGAATTTATATATGGCACATGGACCAAGATAAAGGGCTCACAATCTTGATTACCATCAATCAACAGACCAACACTAACTGGAGAACCCTAGGTTGCAATAGCATACACCATCATATTAAGTTTACTTTGTATTGGCTAATTCCATCTCTGAAACACTAGAGTTGTACGAGTTTGTGTCGAGCAAGTTGAAGATGACATCTCAAGAAGAATGAAGAGGATGAGCTTTGGTTGCATGCTAAGACGAGTCTATAGTTTCATGTTTCACAATACAAAACTTAATGAACCAGAAGTCCACCATCAAAATGATACAGCACTaacaaacaaatccaaaagGTAGAACAAAGCTAAAAACTATACCACAGGAAACTCCCAAAACTAATAAAATTACAGAAAACGAAAGATCCCTATAAGCTGGAGAAAGAGAAGCCCATAACGAAGGACTGGTTCTTTCCCAGGAAATCTCTTCTATCTCCGCACTATAGTTCTcgaatatttttcaatttctctccAACCAGATTACCTAAAGGACAGCTAACACAGTGCGATTCCACAACATTCTTGCCTTCCTTTCCGCCACCAAACGACATACTTTTCGTGCAAAGCATGTTTGAAGGTGACTAAAGGATATTAACCCTTGCCTCCCTGTCTAACTGCCACAGCAGCTGCAATGCATATGAACAATGTAAAAACAAGCGAGTTCCAGATTCCGCCTCTTTTTTTGGGCAAAATGCACTTGTGAGTAGAAAGACAAACATTGAATCTTCTTCGTTTAAATGAAAGTGTCACATCAAGAATATTTTAACCATTTCTACATTTCTGGACTCCTATTTTGCTTCGAAGAGTTCCTACTTACCATCCACGATCTTCTACGTTTATGATGCTTAGAGTTCGAACTCCATATAAACATTTTTGCAACTTTGAGGAGAATGTTTTGCAACCTAGAGCTTTGGAGTTTGTGTTGTCTTTGTGATGTTGCTTTCTCTCGTAGATGCTGTTgtgttttttacttttctggTATCTTAGGCAgcgtttgaatttttttttccatagtCTACAATAGTTTTATGTACCACCCAAGGGTGAGTCAATGATCCTCTAGTACAGACCTTGCCATGTCATGGATACAGGGGACATTAAGCATAGCATTGGCCTGGAGAAGACCGTTCTTACGCCTTGGGAGGGACTTTTTCCATCACCTCACATCACATTGCTCTATGGAGAGCTGGTTTGATTGTTACAAACTAGCCAAGTGGTGGCCACAAGGAAGAAATAGTAGATTCTCATTTTTGCCCTTGGTTGTAATGTTGACatacaaacattaagaatcTTACATTTACATGCACCATTAAGTAAAAGTTAAAAATACTTCCACATTTGCATTGGTAGAGGAATACAGATGAACTATATCAGGCACCGAAGTAATACAGAGCTgctaaattaaatttaacaaaaatagaagTTTTCATATTAGTTTCAAGAATACCTAGGAATTCATTTTCTATTGGTTAAACTTAATCTTGTCCCTGTATATGAAAAAATTAGACCAAGTTTAAAAAGCTATTTAAGATACTGAAACCGAATCATTAAAGGACACTTACCGTAGCTGGTTCCAACATGCAGCCGAAAAGATTAAAAAGGTCCCTGCATAAGAAttccaaatgaaataaattacAAGAGCAAAGCAATTAGTCCCTACATCAAGTAAACACAAAGGTATCATTGTCAAAATTGGAACTACAAGGACGAAAGTGAAAATCCTAGAAAACTAGAgaaataaattacaaagatATTGATGAGCTTGCATTCTGaatcaaaaaatatatatttggatTGAACTCCAAGCATAATTTGGTGGGTTTGGTGGAGGGTTTACAAAGacaagaatttgggaattgtgAAGCAAAGAAGAATGAATAGCTTtgcttttgaatttctttctgggtccacctccaccaccacatAAATAACATGAGGAAGACATTTGAAAACAACAGCAAACAGGAAGCGAAAGTCTGAAATGGGATTTGGAATGAATGATAAGGAcataataaaagtaaaaatgcacagaacatcaacaaaattataataataaaggaTAAAGAGACGAAGAAAAGGGCAAAAGCAGTAAGCCGCAAAATCATAAAAGTAGCCTACCCGAGTATCCAAGTCATCAAGAAAGCAAGAGACAGACCGTccgtggatttgtttttgTAGTTTGTGATGACTTGAGGTATCTCAGCAACACCCCAACTCACCACACTGATTAAACCTAGTGTCAGCGAAACGCCGTCTTTGACGCTGCAAAGATTATACTCCATGTACTTCCTCCCCCATTCCCAACAATGATCATCTCTCGAGGGCCCCACTGCCATTCCTCCCATCACTGTATTGTATTGCatgcttctctctctttattctcctcttctcttctctacCAACACAGCCTTCCTTCAATGTCCCCCACCCTTACTCTCTGTGGGTTTGTTTGAGTTGTGTGTTTTGAGTGAGAAATATTAGAAGACAACTTCAATTTCTAATGAATTCCAAATGCACCcaaaaaagtaataataatCAAAGGCAGACCATAACTAGGAATAAAAAACGTTACGTAAATATCCATATATTTCTATTtgcaaaaattaacaaatatcCAATCAAAAAATCCTTTTTCCTTTGGAAAAATTGTCTCCGTTATTTTCttagaaaacaataaaatcaaaggCAGTGCATGCCAGCGTGTTGCTGCTTGATAAGTATCCAAAAGGGCCGAGAAATAATtcacttaaaaagaaaacaaatatatattaggtaaaatgtcattttttggTATCACTAAAGTCTCTGTAGTtttaatttgatcaattttaattttataatttgaatttcaagcCATTCAAGTACAACCCCAAATTTTGGtcaaatttttgtttgcaTGGAGGGGCGCTTAGGTCCAATCTATGGTCTCTCCTCAACCACTCCCCCTCCTATagcttttcttctcctttcaaGTCTTAAAAGTCCCTTACCTCCAATCCTGAATAAAAAGTTGTGTGACTTTTTAGGCCTAGTTTGGGATTGTtgttacttttaaaaaaatttatttctactgtgctttaaaaataattagctgtaaagtaaagcagctccatgtttggtaaacattatttttaaagtgttgTTAGTACAAAAAGCAGTGTTAAAAccatttggtaaattttaatataaaattgttgtagctgtgaataatgactaaaatagacatgatgtTAAAAGTGTTATGCACCAAtcatgtggtggtagtggtagtGATGGAGTGGAGTTGGTGGTGGAGATGAAGGCGGAgttggtggttgtggtagtTGTGGTGATAGGGATGGCgttgtggaggtggtggtggtggtggtagtggcaACATGGTGATTCACATTCCATGCAAGAAGACCACCACTGGAGAATGAGCTGCTAAGTTATTTTTccaacaattttggaagcatTATTTCTAACAGAGATAGTCGATCTTAGGCCATTTCTAGAGGTTGGTATGGGGAATGATGGATACTAGATTGAAAATAAGCACTACATTTCATCCACAAACGATGGGCAAACAGAGGTCATAAATCGGACTATGGTACACTTGTTGAGGGGTTACAATTCCAAGCATCCGAAGACTTGGGATGAAAGTCTCCCTTACTTACGGTTTGCTTTTAACCGAGCAATTCATTGCTCCACACTCAAATCTCCATTCAAGgtttgtttggtttatttaCCCCGTAGTCCTTTTGATTTAGCATTCACTTTGAGTGACCAGCCATTAAGAGGCAAATAAGAAGAACATGTTAAAGCACAGAAATTTCTCAAACGAGTTAGAAAGATTCATACTGAAGTGGAGGCACAACTGCAATGTTCTCAGCAACGATACAAAGCTTTCCATGACAAGCATCGTGTGCTATATAACTTCAAAGAAGGTGACCCAGTATGGTTACACCTTGGAAAGGAGCGGCTAATGGGTGAAGGCAAGAAACTAAAGCCTATTCGTTATGGACCGTTCAAGATCGTCAAACAAATGAGTGATAATGGTTTTCAACTTGAATTACCACCGTACATGCATATGCACTCAATCATCAATGCCAAGAATCTTAAGCTTTTTGAGCCGTCTCTACTTGATAATGATCCAGACGAAGACAATCGCCTTCCATCAGTTGATGACTTAAAGATTGAACGAGAAGACCCTTTGCATGAGGATTGTATCTTATAGCAGAAGGTTTGTGAAACCCGTCATGgaaaatatgaatattttCGCGTTGGCTAAAAAGGTCAACTTCCTAGCAAGTCGAAGTGGTATATTTGAGACAAGGCAATAATATAGTTTCCTCATCTCACAGTATAGCTTGACCAGGAGCTAAAGCATTTTAAATGGGGGAGCCATGATCCAAGAGGATTTtgcaaacaaaataattaaataatcatATACTATTAtatcattatttaattattttaaaaccataaTAATTTGTGGTTTAAAACAATTGGTTTTACACCACCAACTTTGTATGGCTTATGTACGTAAATGTTTTAAAACCATTCAACTCTTATGGTTTAAAAACAATTGCTATTTTCAGTTTGCTAGTTTAGGATGATGAACTTGTATATAAAGCCCATTTGATGAATGAAATAGACAAGCAGAACTCAAAACAGTTCCtaatcttcttccttttgtttctctgaTTGTCTTAAAATTCATCTTGTTCTCTTATTCCTATAAACTAGGAATTCATAGTTCTATCGACTATAAGTTTTGGATTATAAATATTAGAGGCCTATTGGGCTTATAAGATGAGTTGTAGATGACAACTTAAATGAAGAAGCACAAGAGACCCAATAAATAAGCCAAAATTGGCCATAAGGGAAGTGGAATGGGTTTGACTCATTTGATGACTCACATGGGTCATGGGTGACCCATCTTAAAATGCCTAGCCTATATACATTGCTAAGCCTTGAGTCAACTtaggttttgagttttggggATTGAGTGAGGCTAGTGAGGCACTCTGATTCTCCCCTCTACCATGGCCAACCACCTAGGGAGTGTGATGCTAGCACCTACACCTCCCTAGGTTCTCATCTCCTTCTCCATGCTCTCTACTTTGGTGTGTATGAAATTAGAGGTCATGCATTTGtgtggtttttcttttggagaaTCTTTTAGTGAAGGCCCTTCATGGGTGATCAAACCTTGAGGTTTGTTCAAGGTAGTGCTTCAAAGATATAAAGGACCTTCTTCTCCCTTATGTAGTGATTAAAAGAGTCTAGGTGCTTCAAGCATTTAGGCTTAAAGATATGGGAAACGGATTTGTTTTGAACTCATGTTTTAATCTTTAAGCTTTTGTTGTCATATGTTCATTAAGCTTTCATGAACGTTCAAATTATCTTTAAAAAGTACAAGGTTTCCTTCAAGTTGTCCTTAAATTTCTTGGAATTCAAACTACATGGACAAAATTGATCAAACTCAAACCCTTAGTGATAAAAATCCGTAAGCTACATgaaccaaaagtgactttttaCCTATATATTAATCCAACACCAGACAAAAAGCCAAATGACACCACCACcttcaagaaaagcaaaagaggaagaagaaggggttAACACCAAATTGTTCGAAGCTTTGTTCAACCCAAATTTATAATACCCCTTTTTATAAAACCTGAATCATCAAGTCTGAGTCATCATCGAATGATcattcaaatccaaatttaTAACCTGTTTTCTTACACTTTTACTCTCAAgctttattttgttggtttgaCTGATCGATGCATGAGACTCAAGACTAAATCCACACCCATTACTCTCTTATGGGTTCACCAagattacaaaattaataataataacctcacgagaactttttttttctagggaaaaaaaattgctatCATTCTCTCATCAAGCCATCTTCAATGCTAGAGGTCTCAAACCTAAAATTTCTCctttaaaatacaaagatTCATGTATTGCTCGGACTCAGACATTTTTTTCCCAACCTTGCCCAActcaattaattatttaagaattaattttgtttattgacaggacccgacccaatttccgctttggaatccgagtcgaatcctgtgcgtgtccgacactcgTCAGGTGtaggacacgcacaggattcgactcggattccaaagcagaaattgggtcgggtcctgtcaatttggtatcagagcattttctaaaattttcagggtttcaaggattttctacaaaactctaccttacttagcggaagctatgaatggcccagtggtggatcccgcgtacttctcaggcctgggggcgaaaaacaagtcgaaaaatgtgagtggacaaaaagaatgTTCTCAAACTAGTTTATAAAAATACTAACCCCCGTagtcaaaataattatgtaaataaatctAAAGCTCATCTgtaatcaaatatataaagcatgTGAATCAATAGGTATacgtatatatgtatatatgtacagGTATAAAACGGCACGAATATTAAGAAAATCgatataaaattttctaaaaacaataatttcataaaacactgaaattcctTGAAAAGTACCACCTAGAAGTACCCCTGTaagtccgtcaattcccctggcaggtctcggatgacacgcagtctatccgagccgcaaactggcaggatacaggggactatggtcagcctgatccgccggcaggtcctcgatgacaccaagtcagctcgagtcgctcaggcagaatgcaggggaccgtagtcagcctgatccgcaatcctggcaggtctcggggacatagagtcagccgagccgcaatcctggcaggtctcgggacaccaagtctgccgagccgcaaatcctggcactcacgatccgagcgtccccgaaactcgtgaggcaaagtcaagtgcactgacgtaaactgaaatcggactggatgtccatagacatcggtccaactctgggtaatcaccaaatagagggtgggtacatggtggttctacaataaactatttttttttgttgaaaaatctaataactcactgcctttttgtgaaactgaaattttgcTGCTATTTCCTCTGATAgaattctcaaactctgctttttatattactaAGCTTCAGTAACTGAACACACGTAAATCAAAGCATCGTACAGCACAAATCACGTTTGAAATgaatagttcataaaacttcttcaagatcaaataatgacaTTATCCCATATAAACTGATTTGTAAAAACtgatttgtataaaatcattataaaaatcacttaagtaatctcatttatataactcatgcatataaaattgtttatgaaagaaagtccactcactggtggtccgagctagctgggcCCTTCGAAGGTTCCTCCTGTGGGTCGACtgggcctctggtgcctgattatccataataataatttaataatttgctggataaaaagaatttaaattaaacaccctgcccccggctcctagaaatacgtgcactcaatttttaagttactcctatccccacattagcctttcaaACT
Above is a genomic segment from Prunus dulcis chromosome 7, ALMONDv2, whole genome shotgun sequence containing:
- the LOC117634488 gene encoding uncharacterized protein LOC117634488 isoform X1; this translates as MQYNTVMGGMAVGPSRDDHCWEWGRKYMEYNLCSVKDGVSLTLGLISVVSWGVAEIPQVITNYKNKSTDGLSLAFLMTWILGDLFNLFGCMLEPATLPTQFYMAMLYTITTAVLAVQTIYYGCIYPRLKPNLRQKKGSKSNLTEVRRCNTDFVGKQVNHAGRSIGFDTPSAGNVLSSPIPLPGICPSISPGRESYYISARSLSRSHTPTERSYLAQTTAPTFNHIRNSNEEPLLGALASTQSAPSNNVKTVLCVVSLMTLFGTFNHRSVDNKLDLIVENPSRGVVLRVRRRLLQVSELLQAKGTKDSSGIGNLLGWGMAAIYIGGRLPQIFLNIRKGNVEGLNPLMFVFAVLGNATYVASIILNSLDWSEIRPNLPWLVDAGGCMLLDIFILIQFFRYWRHQDPEGKDVHSNAA
- the LOC117634488 gene encoding uncharacterized protein LOC117634488 isoform X2, producing MQYNTVMGGMAVGPSRDDHCWEWGRKYMEYNLCSVKDGVSLTLGLISVVSWGVAEIPQVITNYKNKSTDGLSLAFLMTWILGDLFNLFGCMLEPATLPTQFYMAMLYTITTAVLAVQTIYYGCIYPRLKPNLRQKKGSKSNLTEVRRCNTDFVGKQVNHAGRSIGFDTPSAGNVLSSPIPLPGICPSISPGRESYYISARSLSRSHTPTERSYLAQTTAPTFNHIRNSNEEPLLGALASTQSAPSNNVKTVLCVVSLMTLFGTFNHRSVDNKLDLIVENPSRGVVLRVRRRLLQVSSELLQAKGTKDSSGIGNLLGWGMAAIYIGGRLPQIFLNIRKGNVEGLNPLMFVFAVLGNATYVASIILNSLDWSEIRPNLPWLVDAGGCMLLDIFILIQFFRYWRHQDPEGKDVHSNAA